One part of the Mesorhizobium sp. M4B.F.Ca.ET.058.02.1.1 genome encodes these proteins:
- a CDS encoding gamma-butyrobetaine dioxygenase, with amino-acid sequence MELLDMLTKALIGDEGRTIELSWENGTRTRFHAMWLRDNALDDKTRSAGNGQRLITILDIPAETRIGAVSIKGGALEISFVPEQKTVSFPQAWLYTHAYDRVELRKGGWTADVVQCWTRATMQNSVPRAAYAAASHDRSVLREWLSAVRTYGFAVMDGLPAESGALCKVSDLFGYIRETNYGRWFEVRAEVIPNNLAYTNLGLQAHTDNPYRDPVPTLQILACIENTVWGGESTVVDGFAVATALQVEDPHGFRLLSSYPARFEYAGSSGVRLKAKRPMIELGPDGELICIRFNNRSLAPTVDVPFAEMDKYYAAYRRFAELIEDPAFEVTFKLEAGQAFIVDNTRVMHARKAFSGSGKRWLQGCYADKDGLLSTLAAIEHDFREAAE; translated from the coding sequence ATGGAGCTGCTGGACATGCTGACCAAGGCGCTGATCGGCGACGAGGGACGGACGATCGAACTCAGCTGGGAGAACGGGACGCGCACCCGTTTTCACGCCATGTGGCTGCGCGACAATGCATTGGACGACAAGACGCGCAGCGCCGGCAACGGGCAGCGCCTGATCACCATCCTCGACATTCCGGCCGAGACGCGGATTGGAGCAGTCTCGATCAAGGGCGGCGCCCTGGAGATCAGCTTCGTGCCCGAGCAAAAGACCGTCAGCTTCCCGCAAGCCTGGCTGTACACGCATGCCTATGACCGCGTCGAACTGCGCAAGGGAGGCTGGACGGCCGACGTGGTTCAATGCTGGACAAGGGCGACGATGCAGAACTCGGTGCCGCGCGCGGCATATGCGGCTGCCAGCCACGATCGCAGCGTGCTCAGGGAATGGCTTTCGGCGGTGAGGACTTACGGCTTTGCGGTGATGGATGGCCTGCCGGCGGAGTCGGGGGCGCTGTGCAAGGTGTCCGACCTGTTCGGTTACATCAGGGAAACCAATTACGGGCGCTGGTTCGAGGTGCGCGCCGAGGTTATTCCGAACAATCTCGCCTACACCAATCTCGGCCTGCAGGCGCATACCGACAATCCATACCGCGATCCGGTGCCGACGCTGCAGATCCTGGCCTGCATCGAGAACACCGTCTGGGGCGGCGAATCCACCGTCGTCGACGGTTTCGCGGTGGCGACTGCGCTGCAGGTCGAAGATCCGCACGGGTTCCGTCTGCTGAGTTCCTATCCGGCGCGCTTCGAATATGCCGGCTCGTCTGGCGTGCGGCTCAAGGCCAAGCGTCCGATGATCGAGCTCGGACCGGACGGCGAGCTGATCTGCATCCGCTTCAACAACCGCTCGCTGGCGCCGACGGTCGACGTGCCATTCGCCGAGATGGACAAATACTACGCCGCTTATCGCCGGTTCGCCGAACTGATCGAGGATCCCGCCTTCGAGGTGACCTTCAAGCTGGAAGCTGGGCAGGCCTTCATCGTCGACAACACCCGCGTCATGCATGCGCGCAAGGCGTTTTCCGGCTCGGGCAAGCGCTGGCTGCAGGGCTGCTACGCCGACAAGGACGGGCTGTTGTCGACGCTGGCGGCGATCGAGCACGATTTCAGGGAGGCGGCGGAATGA